Proteins encoded together in one Planctomyces sp. SH-PL14 window:
- a CDS encoding ABC transporter ATP-binding protein — protein MPLVEIRNLTKQFRKGDEVLTPLNDVSLDVEAGDFVSMMGPSGTGKSTLLNMVSGIDRPNSGSITVDGVEITRLSRGALADWRAANLGYIFQTHNLVPVLTAFENIELPILLLPLTAGERRRRVEIALEAVGLSDRADHYPRQLSGGQEQRVGIARAIVAHPKVVVADEPTGSLDAETSKQIQVLLRRLNVELGMTLLMVTHDDEVAAIGTRQLRLDRGQIQEAGRTTGRPASLAASRN, from the coding sequence ATGCCACTCGTCGAGATCCGCAATCTCACTAAACAGTTCCGCAAAGGGGATGAAGTTCTCACCCCCTTGAATGATGTCAGTCTGGACGTCGAGGCGGGAGACTTCGTTTCGATGATGGGACCAAGCGGAACCGGAAAGAGTACCTTGCTCAACATGGTGAGCGGGATCGACCGCCCCAACTCCGGGTCGATCACGGTCGACGGCGTGGAGATCACACGGCTCTCCCGGGGAGCCCTCGCTGACTGGCGGGCGGCGAACCTCGGATACATTTTCCAGACGCACAATCTTGTTCCTGTTCTCACGGCCTTTGAGAACATCGAGCTGCCGATCCTCCTGCTTCCGCTGACGGCTGGCGAACGCCGCCGGCGTGTTGAAATTGCACTCGAAGCGGTTGGTCTGTCTGACAGGGCGGACCACTACCCCAGGCAGCTCTCCGGAGGACAGGAGCAACGCGTCGGGATCGCACGGGCCATCGTGGCTCATCCGAAAGTCGTCGTCGCTGACGAACCGACGGGAAGTCTCGACGCCGAGACAAGCAAACAAATCCAGGTCCTCCTGCGACGTCTGAACGTCGAGCTGGGAATGACGCTGCTGATGGTGACGCACGACGACGAAGTGGCGGCGATCGGAACGAGGCAACTGCGGCTGGACCGCGGTCAGATCCAGGAAGC
- a CDS encoding efflux RND transporter periplasmic adaptor subunit, with product MGTEVNLRELALERTERRPVAGQRGKSAWVSRYAIPGTILAAFALLIGWATRDSFTTRRPVTVTPVIVSRAEIQQSGTPLFQAAGWIEPRPTPINVAAMTEGVVQELRVVGGQAVNAGEAIAQLIDTDAQYSVKEAQTALLLREAELKGVQAELRAAQSRREKPVHLHAQLAEAESLQAKAQTELAKLPFQIRATAARLEFAKNNFEGKQSAGTAVTGRIVQQAESEYLALEAEAAELERRKPSLELEVETLKKKTAALGEQLRLLVEETRQVEEAEAKEAGGKAAVEQARLKVERARLALDRTTIRSPISGVILQVVAHPGSRVMGLDSNATISSSTVVTMYDPTQLQIRADVRLEDVPLVETGQPVEITTASSKETIRGTVLRPTSTANVQKNTLEVKVAIDNPPAALRPEMLVSTTFLAPERAAEVNESPGETERLLVPKDLVDRSGSRPAVWVVDPSGLARQKGVTLGKASTPTLVEIAEGLNVTDKLIVDGREGLRERDPVTISGETSGPGL from the coding sequence ATGGGAACCGAGGTCAATCTCCGAGAACTGGCCCTCGAACGGACCGAACGCCGACCTGTGGCCGGCCAGCGCGGGAAGAGCGCCTGGGTGTCGCGGTATGCGATACCCGGAACGATCCTGGCGGCATTCGCGCTCCTGATTGGCTGGGCGACGCGCGACTCATTCACGACGCGTCGGCCGGTCACGGTGACGCCGGTCATCGTGAGCCGGGCCGAAATCCAGCAGTCTGGAACGCCGCTGTTCCAGGCGGCGGGATGGATCGAGCCTCGGCCGACGCCGATCAACGTCGCGGCCATGACCGAAGGGGTCGTCCAGGAGCTGCGGGTCGTCGGCGGACAGGCAGTCAATGCCGGAGAAGCGATCGCACAGCTCATCGACACGGATGCCCAGTACTCCGTTAAGGAGGCGCAGACGGCCCTGCTCCTTCGTGAGGCGGAGCTGAAGGGAGTTCAGGCGGAACTCCGGGCGGCCCAATCGCGGCGGGAGAAGCCGGTTCACCTCCACGCACAGCTTGCCGAGGCAGAGTCGCTTCAAGCGAAGGCCCAGACGGAGCTCGCGAAGCTTCCGTTTCAGATCCGGGCAACTGCCGCCCGGCTGGAGTTTGCCAAGAACAACTTTGAGGGGAAGCAGTCGGCCGGAACTGCCGTCACCGGCCGCATCGTGCAGCAGGCGGAAAGTGAGTATCTCGCTCTCGAAGCGGAAGCGGCGGAACTCGAACGCCGGAAGCCGAGCTTGGAGCTGGAAGTCGAGACGCTCAAGAAGAAGACCGCAGCCCTCGGCGAACAACTCCGGCTGCTGGTGGAGGAGACGCGCCAGGTGGAGGAGGCGGAGGCCAAGGAGGCGGGGGGCAAGGCCGCCGTGGAACAGGCCCGGCTGAAGGTTGAGCGTGCCCGGCTGGCGCTCGACCGGACGACGATCCGCAGCCCGATCTCGGGGGTGATCCTCCAAGTAGTCGCCCACCCCGGGTCGCGGGTCATGGGGCTCGACAGCAACGCGACGATCAGTTCCAGCACTGTCGTAACGATGTACGACCCAACCCAGCTCCAGATCCGGGCGGATGTCCGGCTGGAGGATGTTCCACTCGTCGAGACTGGACAGCCCGTCGAGATCACGACTGCTTCGTCGAAAGAGACGATTCGAGGGACCGTTCTCCGGCCAACCTCGACGGCGAACGTGCAGAAGAACACCCTCGAAGTGAAGGTCGCCATCGACAATCCGCCGGCCGCTCTCCGTCCGGAGATGCTCGTGTCGACGACGTTCCTGGCGCCGGAACGGGCAGCGGAGGTAAACGAATCGCCTGGCGAGACCGAACGGCTTCTTGTTCCGAAGGACCTCGTCGATCGTAGCGGGAGCCGGCCCGCCGTCTGGGTCGTCGATCCGAGTGGCCTGGCTCGTCAGAAAGGAGTGACGCTCGGAAAGGCGAGTACGCCGACCCTTGTCGAGATCGCCGAGGGGCTGAATGTCACAGACAAGCTGATCGTGGACGGCCGCGAAGGGTTACGAGAGCGAGATCCGGTCACGATCAGCGGTGAAACATCCGGCCCGGGGCTATGA